TTGGTGGTTGGCGCCTTTGTGGGCCAAGCCATTTTCATGCGTGCCCCCACCCCACCGCCTGCCCCGGTGCAGGAAGTGGAGAAGGCGCCAGTGATTTCGGGTGGTTTTTCCACCTTCACTGGCATCGACCAGCATTCCAAGCCCTTCTCGGTGAAGGCGCAGGAGGGCATTCAGGACGCCAAATCGGATTCGCTGATGCATCTCAAAACGGTTACGGGGAGCTTCCTGCGCCATGAGGGAGGGGAGGTCCAAGTGACCTCCAACACAGCTGATTATGAACTGAAAACCAAGGATCTGCATGTTGCGGGCGACGTGCGCTTTGAGGAACCGGGGCGCTATGTCGCCTATCTCAAATCTGCCGCAGTCAACCTTGAGAAGCAGCGCATCGTCACCAAAGAACCCGTGCAAGTGCAGACAGCCGGTGCTACGATTTTTGCCGATAGCATGGAAACTTCGGAAGACGGCCAGGTGGTCAAACTTACCGGAAATGTGAAGGCGCATTTCGCTGATGCCGGACCGAGTGAAGAATAGGGAGAAGATGTGATGGCATTGAGAAAGTTGATCCTGATTGGTGTGGCTGCTGGATTTGTATCCTTTGCAGGCATGAAGCTGCCCGCCCATGCGGCCAGCAGCGTGGATGTCGAGGCTGATCAGATGGAAATCATCGATGCCGAGCACAAGACGATCTTCACCGGCAATGTGGTGGCCAAGCGCCCGAGCGATACGATCAAAGCCAGTTCGATGGTGGTGACGTCCAGCGACCAGAAACAGGCCGATGGCACAATGAAAAACCAGACGGATTTCGTCGATGCCAAAGGTGATGTGACGGTTGTTACCAAGAACGCCGTCATCACCGGCGAATGGGCCAAGTTCGACGTGCAGAATGATTCCATGGTGGTGGGTGGCAATGTGAAGCTGGTTCAGGGCACTTCGACGGTGCTGGGCCAGCGTTTGCAGGTTAATACAAAGACCAACCGCCTGCAGATGAGTGGCGGCCGGGTGAGCGGCAGCTTCCTGCCCTGATCGGCACCCATCTGGCTCTCAATCTTTGTCCTGGTTTAAGCAATTTTAATCAAAAGAGGCGTTAATGGGCATGCTGAAGGAGGATCGGGTTTTGCGTCCAGCTCCCATGGCACCCCGCGGGCGTGCCGGCGGAAGGACAGTGCAAAAACCGGTGACCACCGGGCTGGCCGCCATGTCGCTCGC
This genomic interval from Aestuariivirga litoralis contains the following:
- a CDS encoding LptA/OstA family protein — its product is MALRKLILIGVAAGFVSFAGMKLPAHAASSVDVEADQMEIIDAEHKTIFTGNVVAKRPSDTIKASSMVVTSSDQKQADGTMKNQTDFVDAKGDVTVVTKNAVITGEWAKFDVQNDSMVVGGNVKLVQGTSTVLGQRLQVNTKTNRLQMSGGRVSGSFLP
- the lptC gene encoding LPS export ABC transporter periplasmic protein LptC — encoded protein: MSSPTPDTFHSKAEQARARAARSRLVLRGSIVVGVLVVGAFVGQAIFMRAPTPPPAPVQEVEKAPVISGGFSTFTGIDQHSKPFSVKAQEGIQDAKSDSLMHLKTVTGSFLRHEGGEVQVTSNTADYELKTKDLHVAGDVRFEEPGRYVAYLKSAAVNLEKQRIVTKEPVQVQTAGATIFADSMETSEDGQVVKLTGNVKAHFADAGPSEE